A stretch of Methylogaea oryzae DNA encodes these proteins:
- a CDS encoding DUF494 family protein, translating into MKENVFDVLIYLFENYIEDDANLVSDPDEIRNELLEAGFPQAEISKAFAWLESLAEQQTVNTNATACRIYSTEELSRLDVECRGYLLFLEQCGILSATNRELVIDRLMALEEDNITLDDLKWVVLLVLFSQPNEEVAFARMEDLVYGNIPQRWH; encoded by the coding sequence ATGAAAGAAAACGTATTTGACGTTCTAATCTACCTGTTCGAAAACTACATCGAGGACGATGCGAACCTCGTATCCGATCCCGACGAGATCCGTAACGAATTGCTGGAGGCCGGCTTTCCCCAGGCGGAAATCAGCAAGGCGTTCGCGTGGCTGGAATCCCTGGCCGAACAGCAAACCGTCAATACCAACGCCACCGCCTGCCGCATCTACAGCACGGAGGAGCTGTCCCGGCTGGATGTGGAATGCCGCGGCTACCTGCTGTTCCTGGAACAGTGCGGCATCCTCAGCGCCACCAACCGCGAGCTGGTCATCGACCGCCTCATGGCCCTGGAAGAAGACAACATCACCCTGGACGATTTGAAGTGGGTGGTGCTGCTGGTGCTGTTCAGCCAGCCCAACGAAGAAGTGGCGTTCGCGCGTATGGAAGACCTGGTTTACGGCAATATTCCGCAGCGCTGGCACTGA
- the topA gene encoding type I DNA topoisomerase encodes MSNNLVIVESPAKAKTIEKYLGKDFHVLASYGHVRDLIPKEGAVDPEHDFAMRYEVIEKNSKHVQAIAKAAKSADVLYLATDPDREGEAISWHIHEILQEKKALKDKPVHRVVFHEITKRAITEAIADPKPLSTDLINAQQARRALDYLVGFNLSPLLWKKIRRGLSAGRVQSPALRMIVERELEIEAFQTREYWTVDAASKAHGQEFKAKLTHYAGEKQEQFSITDEGRATTVRDALLQAAGGKLRVAKLEKKQRKRNPAPPFITSTLQQEAARKLGFTTRRTMTVAQQLYEGIDIGGETVGLITYMRTDSTALAAEAVAEMRELIAERFGKDNVPDAPRVYKTKSKNAQEAHEAVRPTSSRRIPETLKGYLTPDQLKLYALIWKRTVACQMIHATINMVAADLSCGEGNVFRATGSTIAHPGFMAVYLEGRDDAATSDDDEESVLPPMKEGEDVQLLDVITGQHFTEPPPRYTEASLVKALEEHGIGRPSTYASIISTLQQRDYVKLETKRFYPTDVGRIVNKFLTEHFTQYVDYNFTALLEDDLDAVARGEKQWVPLLRQFWQPFTTLISAKDESLKRQDVTQEAMDEACPECGSKLSIRLGRNGRFIGCTNYPECKYTRNLNADGAEEEVKPEVVEGRTCPECDSPLVVKTGRYGKFIGCSAYPKCKHIESLVKPADTGVTCPECKTGTLLARKSRYGKLFYSCSTYPKCSYAAWNPPIAEPCPNCGWPILTIKTTKRRGTEKVCPQKECGYATPYEGAAPEAS; translated from the coding sequence ATGAGCAACAATCTCGTCATCGTCGAATCGCCCGCCAAGGCCAAGACCATCGAAAAGTACCTGGGCAAGGATTTCCACGTGCTGGCGTCCTACGGCCACGTTCGCGACCTGATCCCCAAGGAAGGCGCGGTGGACCCGGAGCACGACTTCGCCATGCGCTACGAGGTGATCGAGAAAAACAGCAAGCACGTGCAGGCCATCGCCAAGGCCGCCAAGAGCGCCGACGTGCTCTATCTGGCGACCGACCCTGACCGCGAAGGCGAAGCCATTTCCTGGCATATCCACGAGATTTTGCAGGAAAAGAAAGCCCTGAAGGACAAGCCGGTGCACCGGGTGGTGTTCCACGAAATCACCAAGCGCGCCATCACCGAGGCCATCGCCGACCCCAAACCGTTGTCCACCGACCTGATCAACGCCCAGCAGGCGCGCCGCGCCCTGGACTACCTGGTGGGCTTCAACCTGTCGCCCCTGCTGTGGAAAAAGATCCGCCGCGGCCTATCCGCCGGCCGCGTGCAAAGCCCGGCGCTGCGCATGATCGTCGAGCGCGAGCTGGAAATCGAAGCGTTCCAGACCCGCGAATACTGGACGGTGGACGCCGCCAGCAAGGCCCACGGCCAGGAATTCAAAGCCAAGCTGACCCACTACGCCGGCGAAAAGCAGGAACAGTTCAGCATCACCGACGAAGGCCGTGCGACGACGGTGCGCGACGCCCTGCTCCAGGCCGCCGGCGGCAAGCTGCGCGTGGCCAAGCTGGAAAAGAAGCAGCGCAAGCGCAACCCCGCGCCGCCCTTCATCACCTCCACCCTGCAGCAGGAAGCCGCGCGCAAACTGGGCTTCACCACCCGCCGCACCATGACGGTGGCGCAGCAGCTGTACGAAGGCATCGACATCGGCGGCGAAACGGTCGGCCTCATCACCTACATGCGTACCGACTCCACCGCCCTGGCGGCGGAAGCGGTGGCGGAAATGCGCGAGCTGATCGCCGAACGCTTCGGCAAGGACAACGTGCCTGACGCGCCGCGGGTCTACAAGACCAAGTCCAAGAACGCCCAGGAAGCCCACGAAGCGGTGCGGCCCACGTCCAGCCGGCGCATCCCGGAAACCCTGAAAGGTTATCTGACCCCCGACCAGCTCAAGCTCTACGCGCTGATCTGGAAGCGCACCGTGGCCTGCCAGATGATCCACGCCACCATCAACATGGTGGCGGCCGACCTCAGTTGCGGCGAAGGCAACGTGTTCCGCGCCACCGGCTCCACCATCGCCCATCCCGGCTTCATGGCCGTCTACCTGGAAGGCCGCGACGATGCGGCCACCAGCGACGACGACGAGGAAAGCGTGCTGCCGCCCATGAAGGAAGGCGAGGACGTGCAGCTGCTGGACGTCATCACCGGCCAGCACTTCACCGAGCCGCCGCCGCGCTACACCGAAGCCAGCCTGGTGAAGGCCCTGGAAGAACACGGCATCGGCCGGCCGTCCACCTATGCCTCCATCATTTCCACCTTGCAGCAGCGCGACTACGTCAAGCTGGAAACCAAGCGCTTCTATCCCACCGACGTGGGCCGCATCGTCAACAAGTTCCTCACCGAACATTTCACCCAGTACGTGGACTACAACTTCACGGCGCTGCTGGAGGACGACCTGGACGCGGTGGCGCGCGGCGAGAAACAATGGGTGCCGTTGCTGCGGCAGTTCTGGCAGCCGTTCACCACGCTGATTTCCGCCAAGGACGAAAGCCTCAAGCGCCAGGACGTGACCCAGGAAGCCATGGACGAAGCCTGCCCGGAATGCGGCAGCAAGCTGTCCATCCGCCTGGGGCGCAACGGCCGATTCATCGGCTGCACCAACTACCCGGAATGCAAATACACCCGCAACCTCAACGCCGACGGCGCCGAGGAAGAGGTGAAGCCGGAAGTGGTGGAAGGCCGCACCTGCCCCGAATGCGACTCTCCCCTGGTGGTCAAGACCGGCCGCTACGGCAAGTTCATCGGCTGCAGCGCCTATCCCAAGTGCAAGCACATCGAATCCCTGGTCAAGCCGGCCGACACCGGCGTGACCTGCCCCGAGTGCAAGACCGGCACGCTGCTGGCGCGCAAGTCCCGCTACGGCAAGCTGTTCTATTCCTGCTCCACCTACCCCAAGTGCAGCTACGCCGCCTGGAATCCGCCCATCGCAGAACCCTGCCCCAACTGCGGCTGGCCGATCCTCACCATCAAGACCACCAAACGGCGCGGCACGGAAAAAGTCTGCCCGCAGAAAGAGTGCGGCTACGCCACACCCTACGAAGGAGCCGCTCCCGAAGCGTCCTGA
- the dusB gene encoding tRNA dihydrouridine synthase DusB yields MQIGPYPLDGNLILAPMAGITDRPFRQVCRRLGASLAVSEMVTSNAALYASDKTRYRANYDGETGLRSVQIVGADPAMLAEAARHNVEKGAHIIDINMGCPAKKVCNLAAGSALMQDEIQVARILEAVVQAVPNTPVTLKTRLGWAKDHKNVPRIARIAEDCGIQAIAIHGRTRCQGYSGEAEYGLIGAVKQTVRIPVIANGDIATPEKARDVLRQTGADALMIGRAAQGRPWIFRQIAHYLADGEHLPPPSTAEIRTVVLAHLQDLHDLYGDYMGVRMARKHIAWYVQDLPGGDEFRRRVNALEDCAAQLAAVAAFFDR; encoded by the coding sequence ATGCAAATCGGCCCCTACCCGCTAGACGGCAACCTCATCCTCGCCCCCATGGCCGGCATCACCGACCGCCCCTTCCGCCAAGTCTGCCGGCGGCTGGGAGCGAGCCTGGCGGTGAGCGAAATGGTCACCTCCAACGCCGCCCTCTACGCCAGCGACAAAACCCGCTACCGCGCCAATTACGACGGCGAAACCGGCCTGCGCTCGGTACAGATCGTCGGCGCCGACCCGGCCATGCTGGCCGAAGCCGCCCGCCACAACGTGGAGAAAGGCGCCCACATCATCGACATCAACATGGGCTGCCCGGCGAAGAAAGTCTGCAACCTGGCGGCCGGCTCCGCCCTGATGCAGGACGAAATCCAAGTGGCGCGCATCCTGGAAGCGGTGGTGCAGGCCGTGCCGAACACGCCGGTCACGCTCAAAACCCGCTTGGGCTGGGCCAAGGACCACAAAAACGTCCCCCGCATCGCCCGCATCGCCGAGGACTGCGGCATCCAAGCCATCGCCATCCACGGCCGCACCCGCTGCCAGGGCTATAGCGGCGAAGCCGAGTACGGCCTGATCGGCGCGGTGAAACAAACGGTGCGCATCCCGGTTATCGCCAACGGCGACATCGCCACCCCGGAAAAAGCCCGCGACGTGCTGCGACAAACCGGCGCCGACGCCCTCATGATCGGCCGCGCCGCCCAAGGCCGCCCGTGGATATTCCGTCAAATCGCCCATTACCTCGCCGACGGCGAACACTTGCCGCCGCCCAGCACCGCCGAGATCCGCACCGTCGTGTTGGCCCATCTGCAAGACCTGCACGACCTCTACGGCGACTACATGGGCGTGCGCATGGCGCGCAAACACATCGCCTGGTACGTGCAGGATTTGCCGGGCGGCGACGAATTCCGCCGCCGGGTGAACGCGCTGGAGGATTGCGCCGCGCAATTGGCGGCGGTGGCAGCGTTTTTCGACAGGTAG
- a CDS encoding FRG domain-containing protein: MIEKNFNSWSEFKDYVEQLKAGSAESLSGREGFVSRFLYRGQRDSGWGLDTTLSREYPKLNRLSDYYHLISKIKPEVEVFTNHIWPNIDVVAIERRLEAYDSLRLDFLPVCEYLIYLRHHGFPSPFLDWSRSLYVAAFFAFQKAEADRVAVFVSQVKVR; this comes from the coding sequence TTGATCGAAAAGAACTTCAATTCGTGGTCGGAGTTCAAAGACTATGTTGAGCAGTTGAAGGCTGGCTCTGCGGAATCGCTATCTGGGCGCGAAGGTTTTGTTTCTCGCTTTCTCTATCGCGGGCAAAGGGATTCAGGATGGGGGCTTGATACAACCTTGAGCCGAGAGTATCCCAAGCTGAATCGCCTGTCGGATTATTATCACCTTATTTCGAAAATAAAGCCTGAGGTAGAGGTTTTTACCAACCACATTTGGCCTAATATAGATGTCGTTGCAATTGAAAGAAGGCTGGAGGCCTATGACAGCCTGCGACTCGATTTTCTGCCGGTTTGTGAGTATCTTATATATTTGCGGCACCATGGTTTTCCATCGCCTTTTCTTGATTGGTCGCGGTCTCTCTATGTCGCCGCATTCTTCGCCTTTCAGAAGGCGGAGGCAGATCGGGTTGCTGTTTTTGTGTCGCAGGTAAAGGTAAGGTAG
- the rpoH gene encoding RNA polymerase sigma factor RpoH — protein sequence MTTALALPVNLAVDSIDAYVAAIAQVPRLEADEEKALAHRYRDEGDLEAARNLVVSNLRFVVHIARGYNGYGLPFSDLVQEGNIGLMKAVKRYDPDMGVRLVSFAVHWIRAEIHEYIIQNWRIVKVATTKAQRKLFFNLRKAKKRLGWLTQDEAQAVADDLGVKVETVFEMESRMEHYDVALEGNAEEGDNDPTAPIHYLKHETADPAAELEAGEWDRRQQLLLRDALDQLDERSREIVASRWLNEEKLTLHQLADRYNVSAERIRQLEKNAMDKLRSRLLVAM from the coding sequence ATGACTACCGCATTGGCCCTGCCCGTCAACCTTGCCGTCGATTCCATCGACGCCTACGTCGCCGCCATCGCCCAAGTGCCGCGCTTGGAGGCCGACGAAGAAAAAGCCCTGGCTCACCGCTACCGCGACGAGGGCGACCTGGAAGCCGCGCGCAACCTGGTGGTTTCCAACCTGCGCTTCGTCGTGCACATCGCCCGCGGTTACAACGGTTACGGCCTGCCCTTTAGCGACCTGGTGCAGGAAGGCAATATCGGCCTGATGAAAGCCGTCAAGCGCTACGACCCGGACATGGGCGTGCGCCTGGTTTCGTTCGCCGTGCACTGGATCCGCGCCGAAATCCACGAATACATCATCCAGAACTGGCGCATCGTCAAAGTCGCCACCACCAAGGCCCAGCGCAAGCTGTTCTTCAACCTGCGCAAGGCCAAGAAGCGTCTCGGCTGGCTGACCCAGGACGAAGCCCAAGCCGTGGCCGACGACCTGGGCGTGAAGGTCGAAACCGTGTTCGAAATGGAAAGCCGCATGGAGCACTACGACGTGGCCCTGGAAGGCAACGCCGAAGAGGGCGACAACGATCCGACCGCCCCCATCCACTACCTCAAACACGAAACCGCCGACCCCGCCGCCGAACTGGAAGCCGGCGAATGGGATCGACGCCAGCAACTGCTGCTGCGCGACGCCCTGGACCAGCTGGACGAACGCAGCCGCGAAATCGTCGCCAGCCGCTGGCTGAACGAGGAAAAACTCACCCTGCACCAACTGGCCGACCGCTACAACGTATCGGCCGAACGGATACGGCAGTTGGAGAAGAATGCCATGGATAAGTTACGGAGTCGGTTGTTGGTGGCGATGTAA
- the ftsX gene encoding permease-like cell division protein FtsX has translation MKHTRAEQRMSQQRRQEVSSLYASDHKSANRYFASLAQKLRGYVENHGHTCFSSLGRLWRTPVASALTVTVIAIALALPASFHVMLKNLNQLGAVLDDSSQISLFLKPKLTDEAGLQLADRLKSHAGIDSVALITKEGALREFRTYSGFAEALDALGTNPLPVVIQIKPRAGLAESDEVKALLQDLRALPEADYVQLDMEWLERLQALLSLAGHGVTMISILLSLAVLLVVSNTIRLELENRKEEIVIAKLVGATNHFIRRPFLYCGFWYGFLGSFAAWIFVTFMTLMVYPSVRRLSVLYARDFDLRFLGFFDTLELFFCASVLGIAGAWLVLAPQLRRMNPE, from the coding sequence GTGAAGCACACCCGCGCCGAACAGCGCATGAGCCAGCAGCGGCGCCAGGAAGTGTCGTCGCTGTACGCCTCCGATCACAAGTCCGCCAACCGCTATTTCGCCAGCCTGGCGCAGAAACTGCGCGGCTACGTGGAAAACCACGGCCACACCTGCTTCTCCAGCCTGGGCCGCCTGTGGCGCACGCCGGTGGCTAGCGCTCTGACCGTCACCGTCATCGCCATCGCCCTGGCCCTGCCGGCCAGCTTCCACGTCATGCTGAAGAATCTCAACCAGCTGGGCGCGGTGCTGGACGACAGCAGCCAGATCTCCCTGTTCCTCAAGCCCAAGCTGACCGACGAGGCCGGCCTGCAATTGGCCGATCGGCTCAAGAGCCATGCCGGCATCGACAGCGTGGCGTTGATTACCAAGGAAGGCGCGTTGCGCGAATTCCGCACCTACAGCGGCTTCGCCGAAGCCCTCGACGCCCTCGGCACCAATCCCTTGCCGGTGGTGATCCAGATCAAGCCCCGCGCCGGCCTGGCCGAATCGGACGAAGTGAAAGCCCTGCTGCAAGACCTGCGCGCCTTGCCGGAAGCCGATTACGTACAGCTGGACATGGAGTGGCTGGAACGGCTGCAAGCCTTGTTGAGCCTTGCCGGCCACGGCGTGACCATGATCAGCATCCTGCTCAGCCTGGCGGTGCTGCTGGTGGTGAGCAACACCATCCGGCTGGAACTGGAGAACCGCAAGGAAGAAATCGTCATCGCCAAGCTGGTGGGGGCCACCAACCATTTCATTCGCCGGCCGTTCCTCTATTGCGGCTTTTGGTACGGCTTCCTCGGCAGCTTCGCCGCCTGGATCTTCGTCACCTTCATGACGCTGATGGTCTACCCCTCCGTGCGGCGCCTGTCGGTGCTGTACGCCCGCGATTTCGACCTGCGCTTCCTGGGCTTTTTCGACACGCTGGAGTTGTTCTTCTGCGCCTCCGTACTCGGCATCGCCGGCGCCTGGCTGGTGTTGGCGCCCCAGTTGCGGCGCATGAATCCCGAATAG
- the ftsE gene encoding cell division ATP-binding protein FtsE, whose protein sequence is MLQFNRVSKRYSDAGEVLNDVSFTLERGKMVFLTGHSGAGKSTMLKLIALIERSTRGQIVLDGKNIGRVSEREIPYLRRKLGLIFQDYRLLYDRTVFDNVALPLIVAGYAHREVGRRVRGALDKVGLLNKERRYPMALSGGEQQRVGIARAIVNKPPMILADEPTGNLDPELSREIMGLFAEFNSVGVTVMIASHDLALIEEMGYPVMRLDHGRLVQGPNP, encoded by the coding sequence ATGTTGCAGTTCAATCGCGTGAGCAAGCGCTACTCCGACGCAGGCGAGGTGCTGAACGACGTCAGCTTTACCCTGGAACGGGGAAAAATGGTGTTCCTCACCGGCCATTCCGGCGCCGGCAAGAGCACCATGCTCAAGCTCATCGCCTTGATCGAGCGCAGCACCCGCGGCCAGATCGTGCTGGACGGCAAAAACATCGGCCGGGTCAGCGAGCGCGAGATTCCCTACCTGCGCCGCAAGCTCGGCCTGATCTTCCAGGATTACCGCCTGCTGTACGACCGCACCGTGTTCGACAACGTCGCCTTGCCGTTGATCGTCGCCGGCTACGCCCACCGGGAAGTCGGGCGGCGCGTGCGCGGCGCCTTGGATAAAGTGGGATTGCTCAACAAGGAACGGCGCTATCCCATGGCGCTGTCCGGCGGCGAACAGCAGCGCGTGGGCATCGCCCGCGCCATCGTCAACAAGCCGCCCATGATCCTGGCGGACGAACCCACCGGCAACCTGGATCCTGAGCTGTCGCGGGAAATCATGGGCCTGTTCGCCGAGTTCAACAGCGTCGGCGTCACCGTGATGATCGCCAGCCACGACTTGGCGCTGATCGAGGAAATGGGCTACCCGGTCATGCGGCTTGACCACGGCCGCCTGGTGCAGGGCCCCAACCCGTGA
- the ftsY gene encoding signal recognition particle-docking protein FtsY, whose amino-acid sequence MYRKILLAALIAVVFGLLAGAYAGATGAYAACGQWPMCDGLLSGETGKLWAVQAQRIVHLVELLLTLAAFALSFRQASPLKPGLAVATVAGQIALAATAAAYHYHPLLLAGDLLLSLAALSFIYRSWLAAGMDAAVATSPAGIKPRLLVSLALVWMMAQTVTGAWEAAIHAGTACPEVPTCLGHWWPEVDYAQGFAVWRGLLDAEPATFALAEQVAVNWVHRISGVGLIMLLTGIGMVLSSGRYGKRAGRNGTIINALAFAQLATALAGVKFGHPLAATLLHAALVPGIWLHLLRAAHQLAHVPTAEFAAAPQAVAAAAPQAEAVPQPAAGPTEEAPSLLQRLQKGLRKTGGGLAGLLAGLSGPRIDDGLIEDIETTLLMADVGVEATQILVRSLATEYPKDTPVTADGVRRLLKTQMLDMLAPADQPLVVDTGRKPFVILVVGVNGVGKTTTIGKLARRYTSEGHSVMLAAGDTFRAAAVEQLQTWGERNDIQVVAQHSGADSASVIFDAVQSAQAKGVDILIADTAGRLHTKSNLMEELKKIKRILGRLDETAPHEVLLVLDAGTGQNAIAQARQFNEAVDLTGIAVTKLDGTAKGGVIFALARQFGIPIRYIGVGEGIDDLQDFHADTFVDALLGQETA is encoded by the coding sequence ATGTACCGCAAAATTCTGCTAGCCGCCCTGATCGCCGTCGTCTTTGGCTTGTTGGCGGGCGCTTACGCCGGAGCCACCGGCGCTTACGCCGCCTGCGGCCAATGGCCGATGTGCGACGGCTTGCTGTCGGGCGAGACCGGCAAGTTGTGGGCCGTCCAGGCGCAACGCATCGTGCACCTGGTGGAGCTGTTGCTGACGTTGGCCGCCTTCGCCCTGTCCTTCCGGCAAGCCTCGCCGCTCAAGCCGGGGTTGGCGGTCGCGACGGTGGCAGGCCAGATCGCCCTGGCGGCGACTGCGGCGGCCTACCACTACCATCCCCTGTTGCTGGCCGGCGACCTCTTGCTGTCCCTGGCGGCTTTGTCCTTCATTTACCGCTCATGGCTGGCTGCGGGCATGGACGCCGCCGTCGCCACCTCGCCGGCGGGCATCAAGCCGCGGTTGCTGGTGAGCCTGGCGCTGGTATGGATGATGGCGCAGACCGTCACCGGCGCATGGGAAGCCGCAATCCACGCCGGCACCGCTTGCCCCGAGGTTCCCACCTGCCTGGGCCACTGGTGGCCCGAGGTGGATTACGCGCAAGGCTTCGCCGTCTGGCGCGGTTTGCTGGACGCCGAGCCGGCGACGTTCGCCCTGGCCGAGCAAGTAGCGGTTAACTGGGTGCACCGCATCAGCGGCGTCGGCCTAATCATGTTGCTGACCGGGATCGGCATGGTGCTCAGTTCCGGCCGCTACGGCAAGCGCGCCGGCCGCAACGGCACCATCATCAACGCCCTGGCTTTCGCGCAGCTGGCGACCGCCCTGGCCGGCGTGAAATTCGGCCATCCGCTGGCCGCCACCCTGTTGCACGCCGCCCTGGTCCCGGGCATCTGGCTGCACCTGCTGCGCGCCGCCCATCAGTTGGCCCACGTGCCGACGGCGGAATTCGCCGCGGCGCCGCAAGCGGTCGCAGCGGCCGCGCCCCAGGCCGAGGCGGTGCCGCAGCCGGCTGCCGGGCCGACGGAGGAAGCGCCGTCCTTGTTGCAGCGCCTGCAAAAAGGCCTGCGCAAGACCGGCGGCGGCTTGGCCGGGCTGTTGGCCGGCCTGAGCGGGCCGCGCATTGACGACGGCTTGATCGAAGACATCGAAACCACGTTGCTCATGGCCGACGTGGGCGTGGAAGCCACCCAGATCTTGGTTCGGTCCCTGGCCACCGAGTATCCCAAGGACACGCCGGTGACCGCCGACGGCGTGCGCCGGCTGTTGAAGACGCAAATGCTCGACATGCTGGCGCCCGCCGATCAGCCGCTGGTCGTCGATACCGGCCGCAAGCCGTTCGTGATCCTGGTGGTAGGCGTCAACGGCGTGGGCAAGACCACCACCATCGGCAAGCTGGCGCGGCGCTATACCAGCGAAGGCCACAGCGTCATGCTGGCGGCCGGCGATACCTTCCGCGCCGCCGCCGTGGAACAGTTGCAGACCTGGGGCGAGCGCAACGACATCCAGGTGGTAGCGCAGCATTCCGGCGCAGACTCCGCTTCGGTCATCTTCGACGCCGTGCAATCCGCCCAGGCCAAAGGGGTTGATATACTGATCGCCGACACCGCCGGCCGGCTGCATACCAAGTCCAACTTGATGGAAGAACTGAAGAAGATCAAGCGCATCCTCGGCCGGCTGGACGAAACCGCGCCCCACGAAGTGCTGTTGGTGCTGGACGCCGGCACCGGCCAAAACGCCATCGCCCAGGCGCGCCAGTTCAACGAAGCGGTCGACCTTACCGGCATCGCTGTCACCAAACTGGACGGTACGGCTAAGGGCGGCGTGATCTTCGCCTTGGCGCGCCAGTTCGGCATCCCGATCCGCTACATCGGCGTGGGCGAGGGCATCGACGATTTGCAGGATTTCCATGCCGATACCTTCGTGGACGCGCTGCTCGGGCAGGAAACGGCATAA
- a CDS encoding SURF1 family protein, with protein sequence MKRLAAAVLVLAGVALFINLGAWQLRRADEKRALLDARERRAEQPPLAALPGQGWEDERYRRISLAGQYDADRQVLLDNQVYNARAGYHVLTPLIPREGGCAVLVNRGWVPAGPVRSELPTLTITQADARVEGVIDHFPSVGLRLRGAEALGAGYPLVAQALDAARLSERIGYCLQPYQILLAAQAGDGYVREWRMQHIDPDKSLGYAFQWFAMAAALAVYASWIAWRHRPGRSN encoded by the coding sequence GTGAAACGATTGGCGGCGGCGGTGCTGGTCCTGGCGGGAGTCGCGCTGTTTATCAATTTGGGGGCGTGGCAATTGCGCCGTGCGGACGAGAAACGTGCGCTGCTGGACGCTCGCGAGCGGCGGGCCGAGCAACCGCCGTTGGCCGCTCTGCCGGGGCAGGGGTGGGAGGACGAGCGTTACCGGCGCATCAGCCTCGCTGGACAATACGACGCCGACCGCCAAGTGTTGCTGGACAACCAAGTTTATAATGCCCGCGCCGGCTACCACGTTTTGACTCCACTGATTCCCAGGGAGGGAGGCTGCGCGGTGTTGGTGAATCGCGGTTGGGTTCCCGCCGGACCGGTACGCAGCGAGTTGCCGACGCTCACCATAACCCAAGCCGATGCCAGGGTCGAAGGCGTCATCGACCATTTCCCGTCGGTGGGCCTGCGGCTGCGGGGGGCGGAGGCGCTAGGCGCCGGTTATCCGCTGGTGGCGCAAGCCTTGGATGCCGCGCGGTTGTCGGAACGCATCGGCTATTGCCTGCAGCCTTATCAAATTCTGCTGGCGGCCCAGGCCGGGGATGGCTATGTGCGGGAGTGGCGGATGCAACACATCGATCCGGACAAAAGCCTGGGCTACGCCTTTCAATGGTTCGCCATGGCGGCGGCATTGGCGGTTTATGCATCCTGGATCGCCTGGCGCCACCGGCCGGGGCGGTCGAATTAG
- a CDS encoding twin transmembrane helix small protein codes for MITKFVVILVFILIIGSLGSALIHLMGGRSGNKRTARALTWRIGLSIALFLGLVVASQLGYIQPHGIRGGLAAPAAPAH; via the coding sequence ATGATCACCAAATTCGTCGTCATTCTCGTTTTTATTCTAATCATCGGCAGCCTAGGCTCCGCCCTGATCCACTTGATGGGAGGCCGTAGCGGCAACAAGCGTACAGCCCGCGCACTGACGTGGCGCATCGGCTTGTCCATCGCCCTGTTCCTCGGCCTCGTCGTCGCAAGCCAACTGGGCTATATCCAGCCCCACGGCATCAGGGGCGGACTTGCCGCTCCCGCCGCGCCAGCGCACTGA
- a CDS encoding cytochrome c oxidase subunit 3 codes for MATPGSYYLPHRANWPIGCSIGLTTLLAGFANFLNGSSSGSAVMIMGAVILATLLFCWFTEVVGESESGAYNHQVDISFRWGMAWFIASEVMFFAVFFGSLYYARVLSLPWLGGEGDATLGGLTNEYLWKGFKAVWPSNGPGHVGGHADGSFESMGAFGIPLLNTLILLSSGATVTWAHHGLLANNRAQLIQGLAATVGLGFLFVGFQAYEYHHAYAELGLTLGTGIYGSTFFMLTGFHGLHVTIGAIMLTVMLFRSMRGHFTPKHHFAFEAAAWYWHFVDVVWLGLFIFVYML; via the coding sequence ATGGCAACACCAGGTTCGTACTACTTGCCGCATAGGGCCAACTGGCCCATCGGCTGTTCCATTGGCTTGACCACCTTGTTGGCGGGTTTCGCCAATTTCCTGAATGGTTCGTCGTCCGGTTCCGCCGTGATGATTATGGGCGCCGTGATCTTGGCTACCTTGCTGTTCTGCTGGTTCACCGAAGTGGTCGGCGAGAGCGAGTCCGGCGCCTATAACCACCAAGTAGATATTTCCTTCCGCTGGGGCATGGCTTGGTTCATCGCTTCGGAAGTCATGTTTTTCGCGGTGTTCTTCGGTTCTTTGTACTATGCGCGAGTGTTGTCCTTGCCCTGGTTGGGCGGCGAAGGCGATGCGACCTTGGGCGGCTTGACCAACGAGTATTTGTGGAAGGGTTTCAAGGCGGTGTGGCCCAGCAACGGTCCGGGTCACGTTGGTGGTCACGCCGACGGCAGCTTCGAATCCATGGGCGCATTCGGTATTCCGCTGCTGAACACCTTGATCCTCCTCAGCTCCGGTGCGACGGTGACGTGGGCGCATCACGGCTTGTTGGCCAACAACCGCGCTCAGCTGATCCAGGGCTTGGCCGCTACCGTCGGCTTGGGCTTTTTGTTCGTCGGCTTCCAGGCCTACGAATACCATCACGCTTACGCCGAGTTGGGGCTGACCTTGGGTACGGGCATCTACGGTTCGACCTTCTTTATGCTCACCGGCTTTCACGGCCTGCACGTCACGATCGGCGCCATCATGCTGACCGTGATGTTGTTTCGTTCCATGCGCGGCCATTTCACGCCGAAGCACCACTTCGCTTTCGAAGCGGCGGCTTGGTATTGGCACTTCGTGGACGTGGTGTGGCTAGGCCTGTTCATCTTCGTTTACATGTTGTAA